ACCGTGCTGCTCTCGCAGCAGTCGGGTCACATCGCGCAGGGCGTGGACACGGGCGGCGCCGGCGACCAGGGGATCATGTTCGGCTACGCGACCGACGAGACCGAGGAGCTCATGCCGCTCCCGATCCTGCTCTCGCACCGCCTGTCGCGGCTCATCGCCGAGGACCGCAAGGCCGGCCGCAAGGCGTGGCTGCGTCCCGACGCGAAGACGCAGGTGTCGGTGGAGTACGAGGGGAACACGCCCGTCGCCGTGCGCACGGTGCTCGTCTCCACGCAGCACGCCGAGGACGTGTCGCAGGAGGAGATCAAGGCGTACGTGGCGACCGACCTCGTGCCGCGTGCGTTAGGCACCTGGTATCGCGACGACATCGAGATCCTCGTCAACCCGACGGGCATCTTCGCGATCGGCGGCCCGTCGGCCGACGCCGGCGTGACCGGCCGCAAGATCATCGTCGACACGTACGGCGGCGCGGGCCGTCACGGCGGCGGCGCGTTCAGCGGCAAGGATCCGTCGAAGGTCGACCGCTCGGGCGCGTACTTCGGCCGCTTCGTCGCGCGGCAGCTCGTGAAGGCGGGGCTGGCGCGCAAGGCGGAGGTGCAGGTCGCGTACGCGATCGGCCGCGCCGAGCCGGTGTCGGTGCGCGTGGACACGTTCGGGACCGGCGACGCGCGCGCCGCCGAGGCGTACGTGCGCCAGAACTTCGACTTCCGGCCTAACGCGATCATCGAGCGCCTGGGCCTGCGCCGGCCGATCTACCGCACGACGACGAACTACGGTCACTTCGGCCGCACCGGGCTGCCCTGGGAGGCCTGATCGTTTCGAGGGCAGGAGGGCAGGAGGGCAGGAGGGCAGGAGAGCTTCGGACTCTCCTGCCCTCCTGCCCTCTTGCCCTCCTGCCCTTTTGCCCTCTTGCCCTCTCCGGTGACTGCGGTCACGCGATTCTTCCGGCGTTGGCGCCGCATCTGCGGGCCCTCGCGGCACGCGCGGCCGCCCTCGTGGGCGGCGCGGGTGGCGCCGTGTCGCTCGGGCCGCGCGGTGTACTCACGCCGTATGTGGAGGAATCGCATGATCAAGGTCGCCTTCGCCGCCGCGCTGCTGCTCGCGCCGGCTCTCGCGAGTGCGCAGACGCCCGCGCCCGCTCCGACGCCCGCGCCGGCCGCGTCTCCCGCGCCGAAGAAGTCCATCATCCCGCCCGCCATCACCACGCCGGCCGCGCCGGCGACGGCCGCGCCGGCCGCGACGTCCACGAGCACCGGCGAGGTCGTGCCGGCGAAGCCGGCCGCGAAGCCCGACTCGGCGGCGGCCGACTCCACGGCGAAGGCCGCCGCGCCTAACGCCGCGACGCCTAACGCGCCTAACGCGCCGACCGCGGACGCGAAGCCGACCGATGCGAAGCCGGCGGACGCCAAGCCCGCCGACGCGAAGCCGGCGGCGAAGCCCGACTC
This DNA window, taken from Gemmatirosa kalamazoonensis, encodes the following:
- the metK gene encoding methionine adenosyltransferase, which codes for MSATARPDQQYDVALDALPATYIFSSESVTEGHPDKVCDFIADSILDAHLAQDPRARVACEVLVKDGNVVLAGEITSEAKDVDYEAIVRRAIEEIGYVDANEAFHAAGVKVTVLLSQQSGHIAQGVDTGGAGDQGIMFGYATDETEELMPLPILLSHRLSRLIAEDRKAGRKAWLRPDAKTQVSVEYEGNTPVAVRTVLVSTQHAEDVSQEEIKAYVATDLVPRALGTWYRDDIEILVNPTGIFAIGGPSADAGVTGRKIIVDTYGGAGRHGGGAFSGKDPSKVDRSGAYFGRFVARQLVKAGLARKAEVQVAYAIGRAEPVSVRVDTFGTGDARAAEAYVRQNFDFRPNAIIERLGLRRPIYRTTTNYGHFGRTGLPWEA